Proteins encoded together in one Acidobacteriota bacterium window:
- a CDS encoding PQQ-binding-like beta-propeller repeat protein has translation MKVRNHVTTPLSFLLVLVAAAALLGVPLQAQQDDREFIPVTDAMLQDPDPDDWLMWRRTLNTWGFSPLDQIDRGNVAGLRLVWTRPLGPGLQQGTPLVYDGVLYMPNPRDIIQAIDAVSGDLVWEHRRERPDDLADYMIGSLIDTNRNIAIHGNYLFDSTSDDWVIAIDARTGDVAWETMVLDYTVNPANQTSGPIVADGKVISGRSCSPRGGPNACVIVAHDAATGDELWRRRLIPGPGEFGDETWGGVPFEERKHVGAWMVPSYDPELNLVYIGTSVTSPAPKFMIGGVENTHLYHNSTLALNADTGEIEWFYQHLNDHWDLDHPYERLLVDTAMTPDPEHVSWINPRLRHGEVYQVMTGIPGKTGVVYTLDRATGEFLWATPTTAQNVITHIDGATGAVTENPELIFTRENNEMLICPSFVTGGKDWESGAYSPITNMMYFPLRNACARMLAIADGSLYNLSQRIVNAPGTDQVGTVRAIDASTGETTWLYEQRAGTTSLVATAGGLIFGGDSNGRFRALDHETGEVLWEVNLGSQVTGFPITYAVDGTQYIAISTGSSLSTRDNLRLTTELQPGTGNNLFVFALP, from the coding sequence ATGAAAGTCCGGAACCACGTCACGACGCCGCTGTCGTTCCTGCTCGTCCTTGTCGCGGCCGCCGCGCTTCTCGGCGTGCCGCTGCAGGCGCAGCAGGACGACCGCGAGTTCATCCCGGTCACCGACGCCATGCTCCAGGACCCGGACCCGGACGACTGGCTGATGTGGCGCCGCACCCTGAACACCTGGGGCTTCAGCCCCCTCGACCAGATCGACCGCGGCAACGTGGCCGGCCTCCGGCTGGTCTGGACGCGCCCGCTCGGGCCCGGCCTGCAGCAAGGCACGCCGCTCGTCTACGACGGCGTCCTCTACATGCCGAATCCGCGCGACATCATCCAGGCCATCGACGCGGTGAGCGGCGACCTCGTCTGGGAGCACCGCCGCGAGCGGCCCGACGACCTGGCCGACTACATGATCGGCAGCCTGATCGACACCAATCGCAACATCGCCATCCACGGCAACTACCTCTTCGACAGCACGTCGGACGACTGGGTGATCGCCATCGACGCGCGGACCGGCGACGTCGCGTGGGAGACGATGGTGCTCGACTACACCGTCAACCCGGCCAACCAGACGTCCGGCCCGATCGTCGCCGACGGCAAGGTGATCTCCGGGCGGAGCTGCTCGCCGCGCGGCGGCCCGAACGCCTGCGTCATCGTCGCCCACGACGCCGCGACCGGCGACGAGCTGTGGCGCCGCCGGCTCATTCCCGGCCCGGGCGAGTTCGGCGACGAGACCTGGGGCGGCGTGCCGTTCGAGGAACGCAAGCACGTCGGCGCGTGGATGGTCCCGAGCTACGACCCCGAGCTGAACCTGGTCTACATCGGCACGTCGGTCACCTCACCCGCCCCGAAGTTCATGATCGGCGGCGTCGAGAACACGCACCTCTACCACAACTCCACCCTCGCCCTGAACGCCGACACCGGCGAGATCGAGTGGTTCTACCAGCACCTGAACGACCATTGGGATCTCGACCATCCCTACGAGCGGCTGCTGGTCGACACCGCGATGACGCCCGACCCGGAGCACGTCTCCTGGATCAACCCGCGGCTGCGGCACGGCGAGGTGTACCAGGTGATGACCGGCATCCCCGGCAAGACCGGCGTGGTCTACACGCTCGACCGCGCCACCGGCGAGTTCCTCTGGGCGACGCCGACCACCGCGCAGAACGTCATCACCCACATCGACGGGGCGACCGGCGCCGTCACCGAGAACCCGGAGCTGATCTTCACGCGCGAGAACAACGAGATGCTGATCTGCCCGTCGTTCGTCACCGGCGGAAAGGACTGGGAATCGGGCGCCTACAGCCCCATCACCAACATGATGTACTTCCCGCTGCGCAACGCCTGCGCCCGGATGCTGGCGATCGCCGACGGCAGCCTCTACAACCTCTCGCAGCGCATCGTGAACGCGCCCGGCACCGACCAGGTGGGCACCGTCCGCGCCATCGACGCCTCCACCGGCGAGACCACTTGGCTCTACGAGCAGCGCGCCGGCACCACGTCGCTCGTCGCCACCGCCGGCGGCCTCATCTTCGGCGGCGACAGCAACGGCCGCTTCCGCGCCCTCGACCACGAGACGGGAGAAGTGCTCTGGGAGGTCAACCTCGGGTCGCAGGTGACCGGCTTCCCGATCACCTACGCGGTGGACGGCACCCAGTACATCGCCATCAGCACCGGCTCGTCGCTCAGCACGCGGGACAACCTGCGCCTGACGACCGAGCTGCAGCCGGGTACGGGGAACAACCTCTTCGTGTTCGCTCTGCCTTGA
- a CDS encoding site-specific DNA-methyltransferase, which produces MPAATLIRGKASDALGLLPTESVRTVVTSPPYWSLRDYDIGDPFGRNDTLDDYVTSIVADFRKLRRVLRGDGTVWLNIGDAYTSGNRRYRAPDRKNRARAMSVRPQTPHGLKPKDLIGLPWRVAFALQDDGWWLRSEVIWHKPNAHPESVGDRPTKAHETVFLLSKAQDYYYDVTAVRGANERRLRTVWDIPTRPRRRGQIPDDDHPAPMPISLARRCVTLTSEPEDAVLDPYAGSGTTLIAAAQLQRRWVGIELKAEFVHLIERRMSR; this is translated from the coding sequence TTGCCGGCCGCCACACTGATTCGCGGGAAAGCCTCGGACGCGCTCGGCTTGCTGCCCACAGAAAGCGTGCGGACAGTCGTCACGTCGCCACCGTATTGGTCGCTACGTGACTACGATATCGGAGACCCGTTCGGACGGAACGACACGCTAGACGACTACGTGACGAGCATCGTCGCCGACTTCCGCAAGCTCCGGCGCGTGCTCAGGGGCGACGGAACGGTATGGCTGAACATCGGCGACGCCTACACCTCCGGGAATCGCCGTTACCGGGCGCCCGACAGGAAGAACCGGGCGCGGGCTATGTCCGTCCGGCCCCAGACGCCGCACGGACTCAAACCCAAGGATCTGATCGGGCTCCCATGGCGCGTGGCCTTCGCGCTGCAGGACGACGGCTGGTGGCTGCGGTCCGAGGTGATCTGGCACAAGCCGAATGCGCACCCTGAGTCAGTCGGCGACCGGCCGACGAAGGCGCACGAAACGGTCTTTCTGCTGTCGAAGGCTCAGGATTACTACTACGACGTCACCGCAGTCCGTGGGGCCAACGAGCGGCGGCTGAGGACGGTATGGGACATTCCGACCCGCCCGCGCCGGCGCGGGCAGATCCCGGACGATGATCACCCCGCACCCATGCCAATCAGCCTAGCCCGGCGGTGCGTCACGCTCACGAGCGAACCTGAGGATGCCGTGCTGGATCCGTACGCCGGCTCGGGCACGACCCTGATCGCGGCGGCACAACTCCAACGGCGGTGGGTCGGTATCGAGCTCAAGGCGGAGTTCGTGCACCTGATCGAACGTCGCATGAGCCGATGA
- a CDS encoding c-type cytochrome has protein sequence MMQRSFRRVLPMSGPAAVAALAVAAVLAASARPAAAQAPDSGPSAPRALYGAACASCHGTDGRGNPRIDAPVLAGLSAAYLERQLDGFRRGYRGRHPEDVEGLEMRPMVEGFAAADLAAVGAWLASQPPPAAGDAAVTGAAGPERDPARGMALYAACAVCHGRSGEGNDALGAPRLAGQASWYTVRQLHKFIDGIRGSHPDDRSGASMRASVAGLAPRDAADIVAWIETFPVN, from the coding sequence ATGATGCAGCGGAGCTTCCGCCGCGTTCTCCCGATGTCGGGGCCGGCCGCCGTGGCGGCGCTGGCCGTCGCGGCGGTTCTCGCTGCCTCGGCGCGGCCGGCGGCAGCCCAGGCGCCCGACAGCGGCCCGTCCGCGCCCAGAGCGCTGTACGGGGCCGCCTGCGCGTCCTGCCACGGCACGGATGGACGGGGCAACCCGCGCATCGACGCGCCGGTGCTCGCGGGGCTGAGCGCCGCGTATCTGGAACGGCAGCTCGACGGCTTCCGCCGCGGCTACCGGGGCCGCCACCCCGAGGATGTCGAGGGCCTGGAGATGCGCCCGATGGTGGAGGGTTTCGCCGCCGCGGACCTCGCGGCCGTGGGGGCATGGCTGGCGTCGCAGCCGCCGCCGGCGGCCGGCGACGCGGCGGTGACCGGCGCAGCGGGGCCGGAGCGCGACCCGGCGCGCGGGATGGCGCTCTACGCGGCCTGCGCGGTCTGTCACGGGCGGTCCGGCGAAGGCAACGACGCTCTCGGGGCCCCGCGGCTCGCCGGGCAGGCGAGCTGGTACACCGTGCGCCAGCTTCACAAGTTCATCGACGGCATCCGGGGCTCGCATCCCGACGACAGGTCCGGCGCCTCCATGCGCGCGAGCGTGGCGGGCCTGGCGCCGCGCGACGCGGCCGACATCGTGGCCTGGATCGAGACGTTCCCGGTGAACTGA
- a CDS encoding flavin monoamine oxidase family protein, whose translation MAAMAARLGRLERWPSRRSSWSAAWPQRKLGWAGVATGGVRAIVNGWSEETPMDRRISRRQLLNAVGAAGGSAAVHAAATALGLLPTVARAGQLDLRPAGGRAPHVVVIGAGIAGLTAAYELRRAGHRCTVLEASHRPGGRCLTLRRGDVVDELGARQVCDFDDQPHLYFNAGPARIPGTHTSLLHYCRELDVPLEIFVNENRNAWVHDAAAFGGRPIRNREFMTDARGFLAELLAKSVAPGALDARLDADDRERLREFLRAYGDLDASLAYSGSDRAGYASGGMTSPGVKKPVRDFSALLDANFWREYMHWGELADQAAPMLQPVGGMDRIVDGFMRRVGDAVELRAAVREIRLGETGVEVAYAGARGEVRVVRADYCLNSMPAHLVVGLRHNLPPRYVRALSAPGRGSLVKLAFQAQRRFWEDEQIYGGISWTNQDITQIWYPPHGIHAGTGVILGAYAFDDEPGTRLTRLSPAERIEAALAQGEKIHPDYRRHVGRGVSVAWYRMNHVLGCSTRWTDEAMRDHFATLQNPAGRHYMVGDQISHHPGWQEGAIQSAYHALRDIDRREQEAGAAG comes from the coding sequence ATGGCGGCGATGGCAGCTCGGCTGGGCCGGCTGGAACGGTGGCCGAGCCGTCGAAGCAGTTGGTCGGCAGCATGGCCGCAACGTAAGCTCGGCTGGGCCGGCGTCGCCACCGGCGGCGTCCGGGCTATAGTGAACGGTTGGTCGGAAGAGACACCGATGGACAGGCGCATCTCTCGTCGCCAGTTGCTGAACGCGGTCGGCGCGGCCGGCGGGTCGGCCGCCGTGCACGCCGCGGCCACCGCCCTGGGGTTGCTGCCGACGGTCGCCCGGGCCGGTCAGCTCGACCTCCGCCCGGCCGGCGGCCGGGCGCCGCATGTCGTCGTCATCGGCGCCGGCATCGCGGGGTTGACCGCGGCGTACGAGCTTCGCAGGGCGGGCCATCGCTGCACCGTCCTGGAGGCCTCCCACCGGCCGGGGGGGCGCTGCCTCACGCTGCGGCGCGGCGACGTCGTCGACGAGCTGGGCGCCCGGCAGGTCTGCGACTTCGACGATCAGCCGCACCTGTACTTCAACGCCGGCCCGGCGCGGATTCCCGGCACGCATACGAGCCTGCTGCACTACTGCCGCGAGCTCGACGTCCCGCTCGAAATCTTCGTCAACGAGAACCGCAACGCCTGGGTCCACGACGCCGCCGCGTTCGGCGGCCGGCCGATCCGCAATCGCGAGTTCATGACGGACGCCCGCGGCTTCCTCGCGGAGTTGCTGGCGAAGTCGGTCGCCCCGGGCGCCCTCGACGCCCGTCTCGACGCTGACGATCGGGAGCGGCTGCGGGAGTTCCTGCGCGCGTACGGCGATCTCGACGCGTCGCTCGCCTACAGCGGCTCGGACCGCGCCGGCTACGCGAGCGGCGGCATGACCTCGCCCGGCGTGAAGAAGCCGGTGCGCGATTTCTCCGCGCTGCTCGACGCGAACTTCTGGCGCGAGTACATGCACTGGGGCGAGCTGGCGGATCAGGCGGCGCCCATGCTGCAGCCGGTCGGCGGCATGGACCGCATCGTCGACGGCTTCATGCGCCGCGTGGGCGACGCGGTCGAGCTGCGGGCGGCGGTGCGCGAGATCCGGCTGGGCGAGACCGGGGTGGAGGTGGCGTATGCCGGCGCCCGGGGCGAGGTGCGGGTGGTGCGGGCCGACTACTGCCTCAACAGCATGCCGGCGCACCTGGTCGTGGGGCTGCGCCACAACCTGCCCCCGCGTTACGTGCGCGCGCTGTCCGCCCCGGGGCGGGGCAGTCTCGTCAAGCTGGCGTTCCAGGCGCAGCGCCGGTTCTGGGAGGACGAGCAGATCTACGGCGGCATTTCCTGGACCAACCAGGACATCACGCAGATCTGGTATCCGCCGCACGGCATCCACGCCGGCACGGGCGTCATTCTCGGCGCCTACGCCTTCGACGACGAGCCCGGCACACGGCTCACGCGGCTGTCGCCGGCCGAGCGCATCGAGGCGGCGCTGGCCCAGGGCGAGAAGATCCATCCCGACTACCGGCGTCACGTCGGCCGCGGCGTCAGCGTGGCCTGGTATCGGATGAACCACGTGCTCGGCTGCTCGACCCGCTGGACCGACGAGGCGATGCGGGACCATTTCGCGACGCTGCAGAACCCTGCCGGCCGGCACTACATGGTCGGCGATCAGATCAGCCACCACCCGGGCTGGCAGGAAGGCGCCATCCAGTCGGCCTACCACGCCCTGCGGGACATCGACCGGCGGGAGCAGGAGGCCGGCGCCGCCGGTTGA
- a CDS encoding prolyl oligopeptidase family serine peptidase, with protein MLPTNCFDGSATVPAGPAELPSPPCHRPAASTARPPSPAGPAELPSLLSYPTARRHRRLHAMKRVRPEATCSEHVQSCSLRTPSSTNVEVGMRMRPTHLVLAGLLLIPGVADAAAEVMRWQVDGVTREAIVHAPASPAAEGAPLVLSFHGFGDHMHNFQYTNVHVAWPDAIVVYFQGLERRRGLLGWQVEPGANGDRDLELVDAALRSLRETYRIDDDRIYATGYSNGGMFTYLLWAERPGVFAAYAPVAARLRPSVRPTQAAPVFHVAGERDRVVRFEDQEAAIAAAVEVNGVDETASCGAGCTVYGADTAAPVMTWIHPGAHIYPRETTRRIVSFFRQHSRTR; from the coding sequence ATGCTGCCGACCAACTGCTTCGACGGCTCGGCCACCGTTCCAGCCGGCCCAGCCGAGCTGCCATCGCCGCCATGCCACCGGCCGGCTGCTTCGACGGCTCGGCCACCGTCTCCAGCCGGCCCGGCCGAGCTGCCGTCGCTGCTATCCTACCCAACAGCCCGCCGGCACAGGAGGCTGCACGCCATGAAGCGCGTCCGGCCGGAGGCCACTTGCAGCGAACACGTCCAGTCCTGCTCGCTGCGGACTCCGTCGTCAACGAACGTGGAGGTAGGGATGAGAATGCGTCCGACGCACCTGGTTCTGGCCGGCCTGCTCCTGATTCCCGGCGTCGCGGACGCGGCGGCGGAGGTCATGCGATGGCAGGTCGACGGCGTGACCCGCGAAGCCATCGTCCACGCGCCGGCGTCACCGGCGGCGGAAGGCGCGCCCCTGGTCCTGTCCTTCCACGGGTTCGGCGACCACATGCACAACTTCCAGTACACGAACGTGCACGTCGCGTGGCCCGACGCTATCGTCGTCTACTTTCAGGGACTCGAGCGGCGCCGCGGCCTCCTCGGCTGGCAGGTGGAGCCCGGCGCGAACGGCGACCGCGACCTCGAGCTCGTCGACGCGGCCCTCCGGTCGCTGCGCGAGACGTACCGCATCGACGACGATCGCATCTACGCGACCGGCTACTCGAACGGCGGGATGTTCACCTACCTCCTGTGGGCGGAACGTCCCGGCGTGTTCGCCGCCTACGCCCCGGTGGCGGCCCGCCTCCGTCCCTCGGTGCGGCCCACCCAGGCCGCCCCGGTCTTCCATGTGGCCGGGGAACGCGATCGGGTGGTCCGCTTCGAAGACCAGGAAGCCGCGATCGCCGCCGCCGTCGAGGTGAACGGCGTCGACGAGACGGCGTCCTGCGGAGCCGGCTGCACGGTGTACGGCGCCGACACGGCCGCGCCGGTCATGACCTGGATCCATCCCGGCGCCCACATCTACCCGCGCGAGACCACCCGGCGGATCGTCTCCTTCTTCCGCCAGCATTCCCGCACGCGCTGA
- a CDS encoding carboxymuconolactone decarboxylase family protein, whose product MRNIGTTTGAILVCGVFVFGAGMAGAQEPGASRVSPFEHLDAPRIGLPDGAGEAPMRELCPDVTDMCQRYWAYTGYFVRNATIPTRHRELLILRTAWLSRGDYIWGRHDVIGKEAGLTAEEIARVTAGPDAPGWDDFERALLAAADELHASRFISDATWNVLAEGYTDDELRQVVLVVGNYTQLAMFQNALGAQLPAGFPGLPDDNDR is encoded by the coding sequence ATGCGGAACATTGGCACGACGACCGGCGCGATTCTCGTCTGCGGAGTTTTCGTGTTCGGCGCGGGCATGGCTGGCGCGCAGGAGCCGGGCGCGAGCCGCGTGTCGCCGTTCGAGCACCTCGACGCCCCCCGGATCGGGCTGCCCGACGGGGCGGGGGAGGCTCCCATGCGGGAGCTCTGCCCCGACGTCACCGACATGTGCCAGCGGTACTGGGCCTATACGGGCTATTTCGTCCGCAACGCCACGATTCCCACGCGCCATCGCGAGCTGCTCATCCTGCGCACGGCCTGGCTGTCGCGCGGCGACTACATCTGGGGCCGGCACGACGTCATCGGGAAGGAAGCCGGACTGACGGCCGAGGAGATCGCCCGGGTGACGGCCGGTCCGGACGCGCCGGGCTGGGACGACTTCGAACGCGCGCTGCTCGCGGCGGCGGACGAGCTTCACGCCAGCCGGTTCATCTCCGACGCGACGTGGAACGTGCTCGCGGAGGGCTACACGGACGACGAGCTTCGTCAGGTCGTGCTGGTCGTCGGCAACTATACGCAGTTGGCGATGTTCCAGAACGCGTTGGGCGCCCAGCTTCCCGCGGGCTTCCCCGGGCTGCCGGACGACAACGACCGCTGA
- a CDS encoding carboxylesterase family protein, producing the protein MVMMRSVLRGVLATGLAVSFVFLAGAGGSPVRGQSTDAVVSVEGGQLAGAPSPLGDDVMVYRGVPFAAPPVGDLRWRPPQPAPAWEGVRDATAAGAACMQRAIPAEVGRFYNPGVDRMREDCLYLNVWSAAGPEDRAPVLVWIHGGGLSIGNGADITYDGTRLAQRGVVLVTINYRLGAFGYLAHPLLSAESEHAASGNYGTLDQVAALGWIQRNIAAFGGDPSRVTIFGESAGSWSVNHLMATPLARGLFHAAIGESGGAFGPRGGADPKAEIESAGERFVEALLGEGVRPSVEAMRAASADDVQAVAADLVLSTANVDGWVFPDTVYNIFAAGAQHDVPVIVGSNADEMSILGGAAGAETLATYHESIRDEYGEHAGAFLETFPAGTDEEARQARAASGTDATFGWEMRTWARLMETVSSPAYLYFFSRVPPAPDADRYGAYHTAEIAYVFDNFGVSPHPYANRDYTDTDRKLSDILASYWVNLAATGNPNADGLPQWPAYDPEADAALHIGDTITVEQGIRKDRLDFFDRYYAAQRGGKD; encoded by the coding sequence ATGGTCATGATGCGGAGCGTGCTGCGCGGCGTCCTCGCGACCGGTCTGGCGGTCTCCTTCGTCTTCCTGGCGGGCGCCGGCGGCTCGCCGGTGCGGGGCCAGTCCACGGATGCGGTCGTCAGCGTCGAAGGCGGGCAACTCGCCGGGGCGCCGTCGCCGCTCGGCGACGACGTCATGGTCTATCGGGGCGTGCCGTTCGCGGCGCCGCCGGTGGGCGACCTGCGGTGGCGTCCCCCGCAGCCGGCGCCGGCGTGGGAGGGCGTGCGCGACGCCACCGCGGCGGGAGCGGCGTGCATGCAGCGGGCGATTCCGGCGGAGGTGGGCCGCTTCTACAATCCGGGCGTGGACCGGATGCGCGAGGACTGCCTCTATCTGAACGTCTGGAGCGCGGCGGGGCCGGAAGACCGGGCGCCGGTGCTGGTCTGGATCCACGGCGGCGGGCTGAGCATCGGCAACGGCGCCGACATCACCTACGACGGCACGCGGCTGGCGCAGCGGGGCGTGGTGCTGGTGACCATCAACTACCGGCTCGGGGCGTTCGGCTACCTCGCCCATCCGCTGCTGAGCGCCGAGTCGGAGCACGCCGCGTCCGGCAACTACGGGACGCTCGATCAGGTCGCCGCGCTCGGCTGGATCCAGCGGAACATCGCGGCGTTCGGGGGCGATCCGTCCCGCGTCACCATCTTCGGCGAGTCGGCCGGCTCGTGGAGCGTGAACCACTTGATGGCGACGCCGCTGGCGCGCGGCCTCTTCCATGCCGCGATCGGCGAGAGCGGAGGTGCGTTCGGGCCGCGGGGAGGGGCCGACCCGAAGGCGGAAATCGAGTCGGCCGGCGAGCGCTTCGTCGAGGCATTGCTCGGCGAGGGCGTGCGGCCCTCGGTCGAGGCGATGCGGGCCGCGAGCGCGGACGACGTGCAGGCGGTGGCGGCGGATCTGGTCCTGTCGACGGCCAACGTCGACGGCTGGGTGTTCCCCGACACGGTCTACAACATCTTCGCGGCGGGAGCGCAGCACGACGTGCCGGTCATCGTCGGCTCGAATGCCGACGAGATGTCGATCCTGGGCGGTGCGGCGGGCGCCGAGACGCTGGCCACGTACCACGAGTCGATCCGCGACGAGTACGGCGAGCACGCCGGCGCGTTCCTGGAGACCTTCCCGGCCGGGACCGACGAGGAGGCGCGGCAGGCCCGGGCGGCGAGCGGCACCGACGCCACGTTCGGCTGGGAGATGCGGACCTGGGCGCGCCTGATGGAGACGGTCTCGTCGCCGGCGTACCTCTACTTCTTCAGCCGCGTTCCGCCCGCGCCGGACGCCGACCGCTACGGCGCCTACCACACGGCCGAGATCGCCTACGTGTTCGACAACTTCGGGGTCAGCCCCCACCCGTACGCCAACCGGGACTACACCGACACGGACCGGAAGCTCTCCGATATCCTGGCCTCCTACTGGGTCAATCTGGCCGCTACCGGGAACCCGAACGCCGACGGGCTGCCGCAATGGCCGGCCTATGACCCGGAGGCCGACGCGGCGTTGCACATTGGCGACACGATCACCGTGGAGCAGGGCATCCGCAAGGATCGCCTCGACTTCTTCGACCGGTACTACGCGGCGCAACGCGGAGGGAAGGACTGA
- a CDS encoding aminotransferase class I/II-fold pyridoxal phosphate-dependent enzyme — protein MSKLSRLGRRAFLRSTGMTAVAGAVGATVPVSQAAAAAGGAVQQQGGRYDFDTIYSRIGTDSSKWDAQIARYGREKIEVGMGTADQDFRIAPAITRALRDRVAHENYGYLSIPASYKESIVDWNRRRYGLEIDPDTIQHAPGVHAGVISTLRAFCPPGSKVLMQTPGYNGFYTDIRVVGCVAEESPLKLVNGRYQMDFEDLERRIDHDTHAFILCNPHNPTGNVWSRSDLMTLGEICNRRRVVVLADEIHCDFVTKGHTYTPFATLDDEAIVRNSVTFKSVSKSFNLSMMKCAYQFSTNPDYLDRIEGVGQHRQAMNTLGIVAAEAAYNECEDWLDQLLEYIDGTQDLVESTVNANVPGVKTVKPEGTFLAWLDVAEAMDRTRMKQAAEAAARPTTPEQAFQRWLVEHAHIHLNPGSSYGLGSDGRMRMNIGTSRQLVERALGNMAQALAAV, from the coding sequence ATGTCCAAGCTCAGTCGACTCGGCCGGCGGGCGTTCCTGCGCAGCACCGGGATGACCGCGGTCGCGGGCGCCGTCGGCGCCACGGTCCCGGTTTCTCAGGCGGCGGCGGCGGCCGGCGGCGCGGTTCAACAGCAGGGCGGCCGCTACGACTTCGACACGATCTACAGCCGCATCGGGACGGATTCGTCGAAGTGGGACGCCCAGATCGCCCGCTACGGGCGCGAGAAGATCGAGGTCGGGATGGGCACCGCCGACCAGGACTTCCGGATTGCGCCGGCCATCACCCGGGCCCTGCGCGACCGCGTCGCGCACGAGAACTACGGCTACCTGTCGATTCCCGCCTCCTACAAGGAGTCGATCGTCGACTGGAACCGCCGGCGCTACGGGCTGGAGATCGATCCCGACACCATCCAGCACGCGCCCGGCGTCCACGCCGGCGTCATCAGCACCCTGCGCGCCTTCTGCCCCCCGGGCAGCAAGGTGCTCATGCAGACGCCGGGCTACAACGGGTTCTACACCGACATCCGCGTGGTCGGGTGCGTGGCGGAGGAGAGCCCGCTGAAGCTCGTGAACGGGCGCTACCAGATGGACTTCGAGGACCTGGAGCGCCGGATCGACCACGACACGCACGCGTTCATCCTGTGCAACCCGCACAACCCGACCGGCAACGTGTGGTCGCGGTCGGACCTGATGACCCTCGGCGAGATCTGCAACCGCCGGCGCGTCGTCGTGCTCGCCGACGAGATCCACTGCGACTTCGTCACGAAGGGCCACACCTACACGCCCTTCGCCACCCTCGACGACGAGGCCATCGTCCGCAACAGCGTCACCTTCAAGTCGGTGAGCAAGTCGTTCAACCTGTCGATGATGAAGTGCGCCTACCAGTTCTCGACCAACCCCGACTACCTGGACCGGATCGAGGGGGTCGGACAGCACCGGCAGGCGATGAACACGCTCGGCATCGTCGCGGCCGAGGCCGCCTACAACGAGTGCGAGGACTGGCTCGACCAGCTTCTCGAGTACATCGACGGCACGCAGGACCTCGTCGAGTCGACCGTCAACGCGAACGTGCCGGGGGTGAAAACGGTCAAGCCGGAGGGCACCTTCCTGGCGTGGCTCGACGTCGCCGAGGCGATGGACAGGACCCGGATGAAGCAGGCGGCCGAGGCGGCGGCGCGGCCGACCACGCCGGAGCAGGCGTTCCAGCGCTGGCTGGTGGAGCACGCGCACATCCACCTGAACCCGGGGTCCAGCTACGGCCTCGGCAGCGACGGCCGCATGCGGATGAACATCGGCACGTCGCGCCAACTGGTGGAACGGGCGCTCGGCAACATGGCGCAGGCGCTGGCCGCCGTCTGA